The following coding sequences lie in one Bacteroides helcogenes P 36-108 genomic window:
- a CDS encoding transcription termination/antitermination NusG family protein → MNDNMQKNATRLDMAKTVQKTDDAVGIHKSGRQPKHWYVAIVNNHSEKLIADELVKRIKNQKEDEKDYEVYVAVQKEMRVLCNGKRKQVERIIFPALIFIYCTDLVRRKEIAYLPYIKRFMVNIAGAQQNGHRPVAVIPERQMIQLKRMVNDAENPVVFDSRPLHLGKRVRVNGGKLMGLEGHILQCSDGSINLVIMIDILGCAKVNITRDMLDLIE, encoded by the coding sequence ATGAATGATAATATGCAGAAAAATGCTACAAGGTTGGATATGGCTAAGACGGTTCAAAAGACCGACGACGCCGTAGGCATACACAAAAGTGGCCGCCAACCTAAACATTGGTATGTTGCTATTGTAAACAATCATTCAGAAAAGTTGATAGCCGATGAACTGGTCAAGCGTATCAAGAACCAGAAAGAAGACGAAAAAGACTATGAGGTTTATGTTGCTGTCCAAAAGGAGATGCGGGTTTTGTGCAACGGCAAACGCAAGCAAGTGGAACGCATCATTTTCCCGGCTCTTATTTTTATCTATTGCACCGATTTGGTGAGAAGAAAGGAGATTGCCTATCTTCCTTACATAAAACGCTTCATGGTAAACATCGCAGGGGCGCAGCAGAATGGACATCGTCCCGTTGCCGTTATCCCGGAGCGTCAAATGATTCAATTAAAACGGATGGTTAATGATGCCGAAAACCCGGTCGTGTTTGATTCACGTCCTTTGCATCTGGGCAAAAGAGTCCGCGTCAACGGTGGAAAGTTGATGGGGCTGGAAGGGCATATTCTGCAATGTTCAGATGGAAGCATCAATTTGGTGATAATGATTGATATCTTGGGTTGTGCAAAAGTGAACATCACACGGGATATGTTGGACTTGATAGAGTAG
- a CDS encoding inositol-3-phosphate synthase, with amino-acid sequence MKENIKPATGRLGVLVVGVGGAVATTMITGTLAARKGLAKAIGSITQMATMRMQDGKEKLIKDVVPLVDLNDIVFGGWDIFPDNAYEAAMYAEVLKEKDLNLVKDELQTIKPMPAAFDHNFAKRLNGTHIKNAATRWDMVEQLREDIRNFKVANNCERIVVLWAASTEIYVPLSKEHESLAALEKAMKENNTEVISPSMCYAYAAIAEGAPFIMGAPNLCVDTPAMWEFSKKMNVPISGKDFKSGQTLMKTVLAPMFKTRMLGVSGWFSTNILGNRDGEVLDQPENFKTKEVSKLSVIDNIFEPEKFPDLYGDVYHKVRINYYPPRKDNKEAWDNIDIFGWMGYPMEIKVNFLCRDSILAAPIALDLVIFSDLAMRAGMCGIQTWLSFFCKSPMHDFEHQPVHDLFQQWRMVKQTIRNMVGETAPSYLD; translated from the coding sequence ATGAAAGAAAACATTAAACCGGCAACCGGACGTCTTGGCGTGTTGGTAGTTGGAGTAGGTGGTGCGGTTGCAACCACTATGATTACCGGCACACTGGCTGCCCGCAAAGGGTTGGCAAAAGCTATAGGCTCAATCACACAAATGGCTACCATGCGGATGCAGGATGGTAAGGAGAAGCTCATCAAGGATGTAGTGCCTTTGGTAGATTTAAATGATATCGTTTTCGGTGGCTGGGATATTTTTCCGGACAATGCATATGAAGCGGCTATGTATGCCGAGGTCTTGAAAGAAAAAGACTTGAATCTTGTAAAAGACGAGTTGCAAACCATCAAGCCTATGCCTGCCGCTTTCGATCACAACTTTGCAAAACGCCTGAATGGTACGCATATCAAGAATGCCGCTACCCGTTGGGACATGGTGGAACAGTTGCGTGAAGATATTCGTAATTTTAAGGTTGCCAACAACTGCGAGCGTATCGTTGTATTGTGGGCTGCAAGTACGGAAATTTACGTTCCTCTGTCAAAAGAACATGAGTCTCTTGCTGCTTTGGAAAAAGCTATGAAAGAAAACAATACCGAAGTTATTTCTCCGAGTATGTGTTATGCTTACGCTGCCATTGCAGAAGGTGCTCCGTTCATTATGGGGGCTCCTAATTTGTGTGTAGATACCCCGGCTATGTGGGAATTCTCCAAGAAAATGAATGTACCCATTTCCGGTAAGGACTTTAAGAGTGGCCAGACTTTGATGAAGACCGTTCTTGCTCCCATGTTCAAAACTCGTATGCTGGGTGTAAGCGGTTGGTTCTCTACCAATATTCTGGGTAACCGCGACGGAGAAGTGCTCGATCAACCGGAAAACTTTAAGACGAAAGAAGTAAGCAAGTTATCTGTTATCGACAATATCTTCGAACCTGAAAAATTCCCTGATCTGTATGGTGATGTTTATCACAAAGTGCGTATCAACTATTATCCTCCTCGTAAGGACAATAAGGAAGCATGGGATAACATCGACATCTTTGGTTGGATGGGCTATCCGATGGAAATCAAGGTTAATTTCTTATGTCGCGATTCTATTCTTGCCGCCCCTATTGCACTTGACTTGGTTATTTTCAGTGATTTGGCAATGCGTGCGGGTATGTGTGGCATTCAGACATGGCTGTCATTCTTCTGTAAGAGTCCGATGCATGATTTTGAACATCAGCCGGTACACGACTTGTTCCAGCAATGGCGTATGGTGAAGCAAACTATCCGTAATATGGTGGGTGAAACTGCACCGAGTTATTTGGATTGA
- a CDS encoding tyrosine-type recombinase/integrase: MKMKFRVSSVPGRMGTLYFQIIHKRVVKQIKTEYKIYTNEWRERTGDIVKRSPVSDKRTVELKIIRDKIQWEMHCLESVIHEYENSGASYQVEDVIKRYKENSLAKTSVFEFMRSQIERLKRLGKVRTGENYQVALNNLMKFRGGVDLYFETLDADMIEQYEGWMKAKPLSRNTSSFNMRILHSVFNKAVTARLVPESNPFKNVYTGIDRTSKRAITLSDIKRIKGLDLSDAPTLDFARDIFLFSFYMRGMSFIDIAYLRKKDLCNGYVVYNRKKTGQQLVVCWEKQMQNIVDKYGETGTQYLLPIIQREDGTENRQYKNKMLLLNRKLKKVAVRAKLQTPLTLYVARHSWASIAKAKNISIGIISEAMGHDSETTTQIYLASIQTNRIDDANRNILKGL, from the coding sequence ATGAAAATGAAATTTAGAGTGTCTTCTGTTCCGGGAAGAATGGGTACTTTGTATTTTCAGATTATCCACAAGAGGGTTGTGAAGCAAATTAAGACAGAATATAAAATTTATACAAACGAATGGAGAGAAAGAACAGGCGACATAGTCAAAAGATCCCCCGTTTCTGATAAGCGCACTGTGGAACTGAAAATTATCCGGGATAAGATACAGTGGGAAATGCACTGTCTGGAAAGTGTCATTCATGAATATGAAAACAGCGGGGCCTCCTATCAGGTAGAAGACGTAATCAAACGTTACAAAGAAAACTCTCTTGCCAAAACATCCGTCTTCGAATTTATGCGGAGCCAGATAGAGCGTCTTAAAAGGTTGGGCAAAGTCCGAACCGGCGAAAACTACCAGGTGGCATTGAATAACCTGATGAAATTCAGAGGAGGTGTCGACCTTTATTTTGAGACATTGGATGCGGATATGATAGAGCAATATGAAGGATGGATGAAAGCCAAGCCTTTGAGCCGCAATACCAGTTCTTTCAACATGCGTATTCTGCACAGTGTTTTTAACAAGGCGGTGACGGCCAGGCTCGTTCCGGAATCCAATCCTTTCAAAAATGTATATACAGGCATCGACAGAACCTCCAAGCGTGCCATCACGCTTTCTGACATCAAACGTATCAAAGGACTGGATTTGTCTGATGCCCCCACCCTGGATTTTGCCCGTGACATTTTCTTGTTTTCTTTCTATATGCGTGGAATGTCCTTTATCGATATCGCCTATCTTCGTAAGAAAGACTTGTGCAATGGTTACGTTGTTTACAACAGGAAGAAAACCGGACAGCAGCTTGTGGTGTGCTGGGAGAAGCAGATGCAGAATATTGTAGATAAATATGGGGAAACAGGCACGCAATATCTGTTGCCCATCATTCAGAGGGAGGATGGCACGGAGAACAGACAATATAAAAACAAGATGCTTCTGCTGAACCGGAAACTGAAAAAAGTGGCGGTCAGGGCTAAACTACAGACACCGCTCACACTGTATGTGGCACGCCATTCGTGGGCAAGCATCGCTAAGGCTAAGAATATATCCATTGGCATTATCAGTGAAGCAATGGGACATGATTCGGAAACTACCACACAGATTTACCTCGCGTCTATACAAACGAACCGGATAGATGATGCAAACCGTAATATTTTAAAAGGTTTGTAA
- a CDS encoding sugar 3,4-ketoisomerase has protein sequence MNLTNVEVIDLPKFLDKRGNLSFAEEFKQIPFKIARSYWIYDVPGGEPRGGHAYKENQEFIIALSGSFDVVLDDGKEKKTFTLNRSYYGLYVPKGIWREMINFSTNSLALVLASTSYNEADYIYNYELFKSHKQ, from the coding sequence ATGAACTTAACAAATGTAGAAGTAATTGACTTGCCTAAATTCTTAGACAAGCGTGGCAATCTGTCTTTTGCTGAAGAATTCAAGCAGATACCTTTTAAGATAGCAAGAAGTTATTGGATTTATGATGTACCGGGTGGTGAACCCCGTGGTGGTCATGCTTATAAGGAAAACCAAGAGTTTATCATCGCTCTTTCCGGAAGTTTTGACGTAGTACTGGACGATGGTAAAGAAAAGAAAACATTTACTTTGAACCGTTCTTACTATGGTCTCTACGTTCCCAAAGGAATATGGCGGGAAATGATAAATTTTTCTACCAATTCATTAGCATTGGTGTTGGCTTCTACCTCATACAATGAAGCCGACTATATTTATAATTACGAACTATTTAAAAGTCATAAGCAATGA
- a CDS encoding phosphatase PAP2 family protein has translation MRNYLFPSVKEAVWVIIITALFLILTTVCIGLRPEHILMAGIFLVLFFAGKTTRKLALALLPFFVFGISYDWMRVYPNYQVNPIDIKGLYEAEKSLFGLSVNGTTLIPCEYFALYHCSLADFFAGIFYLCWVPVPIIFGLWLYLKGDRKIYLRFAMVFLLVNLIGFAGYYIHPAAPPWYAMNYGFEPILDTPGNVAGLGRFDELLGCSVFNSIYGRNANVFAAVPSLHAAYMVVALAYAVMGYCRKWLVALFAVIMVGIWWTAVYSGHHYLIDVLLGVSCALLGILVFEKGLMKWGAFKRFFGRYGEYIE, from the coding sequence ATGAGAAATTATTTGTTTCCCTCTGTGAAAGAGGCGGTCTGGGTTATTATCATTACGGCGCTTTTTTTGATTCTGACAACGGTCTGCATCGGACTCCGTCCGGAACATATCTTGATGGCAGGGATATTTTTGGTATTGTTCTTTGCGGGAAAGACAACCCGTAAGTTGGCTCTGGCATTATTGCCTTTTTTCGTATTCGGCATTTCGTATGACTGGATGCGCGTGTATCCCAATTATCAAGTAAATCCTATCGACATAAAGGGGCTGTATGAGGCTGAAAAATCTCTTTTTGGCTTATCTGTCAATGGTACTACTCTTATTCCTTGCGAATATTTTGCACTATATCATTGTTCGTTGGCAGATTTCTTTGCCGGGATATTCTATCTTTGTTGGGTTCCGGTTCCCATTATATTCGGACTATGGCTCTATTTGAAGGGCGACCGCAAGATTTACCTGCGTTTTGCAATGGTATTTTTGCTGGTCAATCTTATAGGTTTTGCCGGGTATTACATTCATCCTGCCGCCCCACCTTGGTATGCCATGAATTATGGTTTCGAGCCTATACTCGATACTCCGGGCAATGTGGCAGGTTTGGGACGTTTTGATGAATTGCTGGGCTGTTCTGTCTTTAATTCTATCTATGGGCGCAATGCCAATGTTTTTGCGGCAGTGCCTTCACTCCATGCTGCCTACATGGTAGTGGCTTTGGCCTATGCCGTCATGGGATATTGCAGGAAATGGTTGGTAGCTCTTTTTGCTGTTATAATGGTCGGTATCTGGTGGACAGCCGTTTATTCGGGACATCACTACCTGATAGATGTGCTGTTGGGCGTTTCGTGTGCCCTGTTGGGAATTCTGGTCTTTGAAAAAGGGTTGATGAAATGGGGAGCGTTTAAACGTTTCTTTGGAAGATATGGTGAATACATTGAATGA
- a CDS encoding iron-containing alcohol dehydrogenase, with product MNNFVFYSPTEFVFGRDTEMQVGALARKQDARKVMIVYGGGSVVRSGLLQRVKTSLQEAGVLYCEMGGVQPNPIDTKVYEGIEFCRREQADLMLAIGGGSVIDTAKAIAAGVPYEGDFWDFYVGKAKVKKALNVAVILTIPAAGSEGSGNSVITKVDTLQKLSLRVPELLRPVFSIMNPELTYTLPPFQTACGIADMMVHIMERYFTNTQQVEISDRLCEATLMAVIKEAYRVKQNPDDYDARANIMWCGTIAHNGTCGVGCEEDWASHFLEHEVSALYNVTHGAGLAVIVPAWMTFMAEHHPKKIAQFAIRVFNVPQSEDLEETALAGVSRLKHFFRYMGLPVNFKELGIVNPDIDRLTDSLHRNKGEFVGNYMKLTKKDSKEIYRLAL from the coding sequence ATGAACAATTTCGTCTTTTATAGCCCTACGGAGTTTGTCTTCGGAAGGGATACAGAAATGCAGGTGGGCGCATTGGCGCGCAAGCAGGATGCCCGCAAGGTGATGATAGTATATGGCGGTGGTTCCGTTGTCCGTAGCGGTCTGTTGCAGCGGGTGAAGACCTCCTTGCAGGAAGCCGGTGTTCTGTATTGCGAAATGGGAGGCGTGCAGCCTAATCCCATAGACACGAAGGTTTATGAAGGTATCGAATTTTGCCGTCGCGAGCAGGCAGACCTGATGCTTGCCATAGGCGGCGGTTCTGTCATTGATACGGCAAAGGCCATTGCCGCCGGTGTACCTTATGAGGGTGACTTCTGGGATTTCTATGTCGGCAAGGCCAAGGTAAAGAAAGCTTTGAATGTGGCAGTGATACTTACAATTCCCGCTGCGGGCAGTGAAGGTTCGGGCAACTCCGTGATTACTAAAGTGGACACTCTCCAGAAATTGAGTCTCCGTGTGCCTGAATTGCTGCGTCCGGTTTTCTCTATCATGAATCCGGAACTGACCTATACACTGCCGCCTTTTCAGACGGCTTGCGGCATTGCCGACATGATGGTACATATCATGGAACGCTATTTCACCAATACGCAGCAGGTGGAAATAAGCGACCGCCTTTGCGAAGCTACATTGATGGCTGTTATCAAGGAGGCATACCGCGTCAAGCAGAACCCGGATGACTACGATGCGCGCGCTAATATCATGTGGTGTGGTACTATCGCCCACAATGGAACTTGCGGAGTTGGTTGTGAGGAAGATTGGGCTTCGCACTTTCTTGAACATGAGGTAAGTGCCCTCTACAATGTGACGCATGGTGCAGGATTGGCAGTGATTGTTCCTGCTTGGATGACTTTTATGGCTGAACATCATCCCAAGAAGATAGCCCAGTTTGCCATCCGAGTCTTTAATGTGCCCCAATCGGAGGATTTGGAAGAAACGGCTTTGGCCGGTGTTTCCCGCTTGAAGCACTTCTTCCGTTATATGGGACTTCCGGTAAACTTCAAGGAACTGGGTATTGTAAATCCCGATATAGACCGCTTGACAGATAGTCTGCATCGCAATAAGGGAGAATTTGTGGGCAATTATATGAAGCTGACAAAGAAAGACAGTAAGGAGATATACCGTCTGGCACTATAA
- a CDS encoding GtrA family protein — translation MDNRMKEKNRETKCRHSVWVFLKAQLSAQFASFVDFLITILLVKAFGIFYLYATFTGSVVGGIVNCAINYRWVFHAANVKKTHVAVKYLFVWGASIVLNTWGTFALTEWLTGMIWVNGLLGYYVDNVFILSKIIVAVLVAFFWNYHLQRVFVYRNYNFRRFLKHDLENKKDEYEL, via the coding sequence ATGGATAATAGGATGAAAGAAAAAAACAGAGAAACCAAATGCCGTCATTCTGTATGGGTCTTTCTAAAGGCCCAACTGTCTGCGCAATTTGCGAGTTTTGTTGATTTCCTGATAACCATCCTTTTGGTAAAAGCTTTCGGTATTTTTTATCTTTATGCTACGTTTACGGGTTCTGTGGTGGGAGGCATAGTGAATTGTGCCATTAATTACAGATGGGTTTTTCATGCTGCAAATGTGAAGAAAACACATGTTGCCGTGAAATACCTTTTTGTTTGGGGAGCCAGTATTGTGCTCAATACTTGGGGAACATTTGCCTTGACAGAATGGCTCACCGGCATGATATGGGTAAACGGATTGTTGGGCTATTATGTTGATAATGTGTTTATCCTGTCAAAGATAATAGTTGCAGTATTGGTTGCTTTCTTCTGGAACTATCATCTGCAGCGGGTTTTTGTTTACCGGAATTATAACTTCAGGAGGTTTCTGAAACACGATTTGGAGAATAAAAAAGACGAGTATGAATTATAG
- a CDS encoding CDP-alcohol phosphatidyltransferase family protein: MNYRDYLQQVIYRIINPVVRGMIKIGITPNFITTTGLVLNIMAAALFVYAGMYKSGELTYVGWGGGIVLFAGLFDMMDGRVARVGNMSSTFGALFDSVLDRYSELVTLFGIFYYLMLQGYLWGSMITFIALIGSLMVSYVRARAEGLGLECKVGFMQRPERVVLTAIGAIFCGVFSDCTAFDPMLILIVPLALIAVLANLTAFARLSHCYKLLKNK, translated from the coding sequence ATGAATTATAGAGATTATTTACAACAGGTGATTTACAGAATTATCAATCCTGTGGTGCGTGGCATGATTAAGATTGGTATTACACCTAATTTCATTACTACCACCGGATTGGTGCTGAATATCATGGCTGCTGCTTTGTTTGTTTATGCAGGCATGTATAAGAGTGGGGAACTGACTTATGTGGGCTGGGGAGGCGGTATAGTGCTTTTTGCCGGACTGTTTGACATGATGGACGGGCGTGTGGCACGTGTAGGCAATATGAGTTCAACGTTTGGTGCTTTGTTTGATTCGGTGCTCGACCGTTATAGTGAACTCGTGACGTTGTTCGGTATATTTTATTATTTGATGTTGCAAGGATATCTGTGGGGCTCCATGATTACGTTCATTGCTTTAATAGGTTCACTGATGGTGAGTTACGTGCGTGCCCGTGCCGAAGGATTGGGACTGGAATGCAAAGTTGGTTTTATGCAACGTCCCGAGCGTGTTGTGTTGACTGCTATCGGTGCTATTTTTTGTGGAGTTTTTAGTGACTGTACGGCATTCGATCCGATGCTGATATTGATTGTGCCTTTGGCGCTTATTGCCGTTCTGGCAAATTTGACAGCGTTCGCCCGTTTGTCGCATTGCTATAAACTTCTGAAAAATAAGTGA
- a CDS encoding phosphatidylglycerophosphatase A family protein, whose amino-acid sequence MKKPSLLSVIIGTGFGSGFSPFAPGTAGALLATLVWLGLSCLVSSVILLWLTVAMILAFTVAGIWASDCLEAFWGEDPSRVVVDEMVGVWIVLLAVPAGHIWYASGAFALFRLFDIFKPLGIRKMENLPGGVGVMMDDILSGVYGFIVLIAARWIIG is encoded by the coding sequence ATGAAGAAACCTTCCCTTCTATCCGTTATTATCGGCACGGGCTTTGGCTCAGGCTTTTCTCCTTTTGCTCCGGGCACGGCGGGAGCTTTATTGGCTACGCTTGTTTGGCTTGGTTTGTCTTGTCTTGTTTCGAGTGTCATTTTGTTGTGGCTGACGGTGGCAATGATTTTGGCTTTCACGGTTGCAGGTATATGGGCGTCCGATTGTCTGGAGGCATTTTGGGGTGAAGACCCTTCTCGTGTGGTTGTTGATGAAATGGTCGGAGTCTGGATTGTTTTGCTTGCAGTGCCTGCCGGACATATATGGTATGCATCGGGGGCGTTTGCTCTATTCCGATTGTTCGATATTTTTAAACCGTTGGGCATTCGCAAGATGGAAAACCTGCCTGGTGGAGTAGGGGTAATGATGGATGATATCTTATCCGGTGTTTATGGCTTTATTGTTTTGATTGCGGCAAGATGGATAATAGGATGA
- a CDS encoding DUF5686 and carboxypeptidase-like regulatory domain-containing protein: MRLFFGVALFIQLVALPLKAQYMVQGVVTDSLTKEPLPYTSVYLKGTTEGGMTDDNGCFSFKTYRLEATLVISTVGYNEYIQLVHPAQSVRLHIALSSATYALAEIVVTPKHERYRKKNNPAVEFVRNMIEHRDDYSPDEHDFWQRDRYEKMTFAINNFDSIKQQKWIYRKFKFLIDYVDTSAVTGRPVLAISNRELLATDYYRKSPYSEKQWVQARRRAGVDEILSQQGMEQAISVTMTDVNIYENNISLFTNKFVSPLSSLGPSFYKYYLMDTLSVAGKPCVDLTFVPFNSESFGFTGHLYVVLDSTYFVCRAVLNFPQKINLNFVDYMKIEQNFDRAKDGTRQLTDESITTEFKLVDSSDGIYAKRDVYYRNYKYEADDKALQAFRKPERVIEALEASMRPEAYWDANRHVKVSKKETSVDKMMVQLRAYPVYYWTERVLKVLFTGYIPVPQEKAPLLYIGMMNTTISGNTLEGVRLRAGGMTTAWLNPHLFGKGYIAYGFRDQRVKGLAELEYSFNKKKEYANEFPIHSLKVGYLSDVNQYGQHYLYTSQDNVFLALKRQKDDRIGYQQKIELTYTSEFHSGFSYQLVTRSRRDESSPLIPFIKQEVTVDPGLATMDNHIGSIHTNELELKLRYAPNEKFFQTQWNRFPVSLDAPVFSLSHIMAAKGVLGSDYTYHYTEVGFQKRFWFSAFGYTDIILKAGKVWNKVPFPLLIIPNANLSYTIQPESYSLMNAMEFMNDEYASWDVTYYLNGFIFNRIPLFKKLKWREVLSCRGLYGNLSDKNNPDLSDGLFRFPLSSTVMRHMPYVEAGVGIENIFKILRVDYVWRLTYRDLPDIDKSGLRISLHMTF, from the coding sequence ATGAGATTGTTTTTTGGGGTAGCTTTGTTCATACAATTGGTTGCCCTGCCGTTGAAGGCACAATATATGGTGCAAGGCGTTGTTACTGACTCGTTGACGAAAGAACCGTTGCCTTATACATCTGTTTATTTGAAAGGGACTACGGAAGGAGGAATGACTGATGATAATGGTTGTTTTTCCTTCAAGACCTACAGACTGGAAGCTACACTGGTTATCTCAACTGTGGGGTATAATGAATATATTCAGTTGGTGCATCCCGCCCAAAGCGTACGTCTGCATATAGCGCTTTCATCGGCCACGTATGCGTTGGCTGAAATTGTGGTAACCCCCAAACATGAACGTTACAGAAAAAAAAATAATCCGGCAGTAGAGTTTGTGCGGAATATGATAGAGCATCGGGATGATTATTCACCGGATGAGCATGATTTCTGGCAGCGTGACCGCTATGAGAAGATGACATTTGCCATCAATAACTTTGATAGCATAAAACAGCAGAAGTGGATATATCGTAAATTCAAATTTTTGATAGATTATGTAGATACGTCGGCTGTGACAGGTAGGCCGGTACTGGCTATTTCTAATCGTGAGTTGCTCGCAACGGACTATTATCGTAAGTCACCATATAGTGAGAAACAGTGGGTACAGGCTCGCAGGCGGGCAGGAGTAGATGAGATTCTGTCTCAGCAGGGCATGGAGCAAGCTATCAGTGTCACGATGACTGATGTGAATATTTATGAGAACAACATTTCTTTATTTACGAATAAGTTTGTCAGTCCGCTTTCTTCTCTGGGACCTTCTTTCTACAAATATTATTTAATGGATACCCTTTCCGTTGCCGGGAAGCCTTGCGTGGATTTGACGTTTGTACCGTTTAATTCTGAGTCATTTGGTTTTACGGGGCATTTATATGTCGTGCTTGACAGTACATATTTCGTTTGTCGTGCAGTCTTGAACTTTCCTCAGAAAATAAATCTGAATTTTGTAGATTATATGAAGATAGAACAAAACTTTGACCGTGCAAAGGATGGAACAAGGCAACTAACCGATGAGAGCATAACTACTGAATTCAAGTTGGTGGATAGCAGTGATGGTATTTATGCTAAAAGAGATGTGTATTACCGAAATTATAAATACGAAGCTGATGATAAAGCTCTGCAAGCATTCCGTAAACCGGAAAGAGTCATTGAAGCTCTGGAAGCTTCTATGCGACCGGAAGCGTATTGGGATGCAAATCGTCATGTGAAAGTCAGCAAGAAGGAAACTTCTGTGGATAAGATGATGGTGCAGTTACGGGCTTATCCTGTATATTATTGGACAGAGAGAGTGCTAAAAGTGCTGTTTACGGGATATATTCCTGTCCCCCAAGAGAAAGCACCTCTATTATACATTGGCATGATGAATACTACTATCAGTGGGAATACGCTGGAAGGTGTACGGCTGAGGGCGGGTGGCATGACTACAGCCTGGCTTAATCCGCATTTGTTTGGTAAAGGGTACATTGCATATGGTTTTCGCGACCAACGGGTGAAAGGGCTTGCAGAACTGGAATACTCTTTCAATAAGAAAAAGGAGTATGCCAATGAGTTCCCCATTCATTCGTTGAAAGTTGGTTACTTGTCAGATGTGAACCAGTATGGACAACACTATTTATATACCAGTCAGGATAATGTTTTTCTTGCCTTGAAGCGTCAGAAAGATGATCGTATCGGCTATCAGCAAAAGATAGAGTTGACTTATACCAGTGAGTTTCATTCCGGCTTCTCCTATCAGTTGGTTACCCGTTCGAGACGTGACGAGTCTTCTCCTCTTATTCCTTTTATTAAACAGGAAGTCACAGTTGATCCTGGCCTTGCTACTATGGACAATCATATCGGGAGTATTCATACCAATGAGTTGGAGTTAAAATTACGTTATGCTCCGAATGAAAAATTTTTCCAGACTCAATGGAATCGCTTTCCGGTTTCATTGGACGCTCCTGTTTTTTCACTTTCACATATAATGGCTGCAAAGGGCGTTTTAGGAAGTGATTATACCTATCATTATACGGAAGTCGGATTTCAGAAACGCTTTTGGTTTTCGGCCTTCGGTTATACTGATATTATCCTGAAAGCCGGAAAGGTTTGGAACAAAGTTCCTTTTCCGTTATTGATTATTCCGAATGCAAACTTGTCTTACACCATTCAGCCGGAATCGTATTCATTAATGAATGCAATGGAGTTTATGAATGATGAATATGCTTCTTGGGATGTGACTTATTATTTGAATGGTTTTATATTCAACAGGATTCCATTATTTAAAAAGTTGAAATGGCGTGAAGTGCTTTCCTGCCGCGGTCTGTATGGTAATCTGAGTGATAAGAATAATCCCGATTTGAGTGACGGACTGTTCCGTTTCCCGCTTTCAAGCACCGTAATGAGGCATATGCCATACGTGGAGGCGGGTGTAGGAATCGAAAACATTTTTAAGATATTACGTGTTGATTATGTGTGGCGTTTGACTTATCGTGATTTGCCGGATATTGATAAATCCGGATTAAGGATAAGCTTGCACATGACTTTTTAA